From the genome of Prionailurus bengalensis isolate Pbe53 chromosome D1, Fcat_Pben_1.1_paternal_pri, whole genome shotgun sequence:
CCTGGCAAACCTAGTTGTAGAAGACAGGACCATTTCACTTTCAGGATGTGTAgtccaattctttttcttttgtacctTTGTGGTAGCTGAATCCTTTTTATTAGctgtgatggcctatgaccgctttGTGGCCATCTGCAACCCTCTGCTCTACACAGCGGCTATGTCCCAGAAAGTCTGTGACATGCTGGTGGTCGGATCATACGCATGGGGAGTAGCATGTTCCCTGATACTCACATGTTCTGCTGTCAGATTATCTTTCCAGGGTTTCAACACAATCAATCACTTCTTCTGTGAGTTCTCTGCATTGCTGTCCCTGTCTTGCTCTGATATTTATATCAATCAGttgctgcttttcatttttgccaCCTTTAATGAGGTCAGTACACTGCTCATCATTCTCATGTCTTATGTGTTTATCATTGTCACCATCCTCAAGATGCGTTCAGCCAGTGGTCGTCGCaaagccttctccacctgtgcCTCCCACCTGACAGCCATCACTATCTTCCACGGAACCATCCTCTTCCTCTACTGTGTTCCTAACTCCAAAAACTCCAGGCATACAGTCAAAGTGGCGTCTGTGTTTTACACAGTGGTGATCCCTATGCTGAATCCCTTGATCTACAGTCTGAGAAATAAGGACGTCAAGGATACAGTCGGCAAGATAATGGATactaaagtctttttttcttaagcatgATATTTGACTAGAGTTTGGCCCTGAAATATAAATCGTGTACCCATAAACATTGATtataaagatacatttaaaaataatgaagagtcAGTGTACAATGAAAAGAATGCAGATTTTTATTCAAAGAGACTGACCTTGATGCTCTCTCTTGcttactggaaaaaaaagtcagcaatCCCCCTCATCTTTGGTTTTTAATCCACAAAAATGAGGTAACATAAATTAGCTCCTAATCTGATTGTAAAGTCTAAAaggtaatataaatattatgtggATACTTTGTATaatatcaataaacattaatttcatttccctttcttgtAACATACCTGGAATAGACTAGGCTCTCAATAAACATATGGATTTATCTCCTAAAAGTAAAAGTAGCAGTTAAAATGGGACATAGCATTCCTTTCTACGCAACGTAAAACCCAGTGTTAACAGTAGGGCAGTGAAGAAAGTGGCCTTTGTAGAAAGTGGGAATGAAAAGTACCACCAAGtgtttaaatgaaagaaaagttcaAGTCCCTTGGGGACTCTGAATAACCCCTCCAAAAACTAGGTGTTATTTGAACTTGGCTTTGGATAACAAGATGAACAGAGTTTTAGGACACAACATATGAGTTTTATTCAGAAGAGCAAAGCATTGCAAAATCAGGGAGGTCAGAATGCAATACTGAGTCACatcaaacaaacattttattgaatGATTACTATataacatgtgtgtgtgtgtgttgcagtgtgtgtgtgtgtgtgtgtgtgtgtgtgcgcatgtgttgCATTGTGTGTATAGGTTACTGGGCATGAGTGGAAGGTTGATAAGACACGGTCTATATCCTGAATGTGTTTTCAAAGGAGCTCCATTGTGGCAGTTTGATAAGCTATCATAGGCTCCACCAAAGGCTTAAAGATGTTAGATTGGATTTCACAaactctctttatttatttttttagaggaaagagagagtgaagggcagagggagaaagagagcaagagagagagagattcttaagcaggttctatgcttagcacagagcctgatgtagggccaAGTCCCACAATCTTGGAatcatgaccttagtcaaaatcaagagttggatgctcaactgacgatccacccaggagcccctggatttCAGAATATCTTATATGCAAAAAATAAGCATAATGAGTTCCTGCCCATCCTACGTTTCATACTATAATTCTGCCTATGAAGATGTCAAAAACATTATCAAaactttattaattattttcctaaacATGAGCATAATCTTTGAATCCTTCTCAACTAAacttctaccttaaaaaaaagttctcaaaacTAATTGTTTATATACTTTagtcaaaatacaataaaaataaaaatactaattagcATCAAGGCCTACTTAATCTGGCAAATTTAAAACACCAGATTTCTATAATATTAATAACACAGTTTACTTAAATACCTTGCAcgtgcttctctttctctctactcaATATAGATAGTTAAAATTGCAAACAAATTATTACTatattgaaaaacataaatttccTGGTATTCTGGTAAGGGAGAACAATTTTATATGGGCTCAATAAAGTTACTTGAAATGTGCATATTATTTTGAACTTATGatcattattaaaatgttctatttatatACATCATAAAATAAGGAATCACTTAAATAACCATTTTACATGGAAAGATACAATCTAAGAAACAGTGTTTTAGAAATGGATGTCTGAGGAGGGAATGCATTTCTCTTCTTTGACTTCGGTTTCTCTGCATATCCAcaaatttctctttcactttcctttggtcctttttttattttcaagacactCAGTACATTTTAGTGAGCCTTTTAGTTTACAACATGAGGTGAAAGGATAGTCAGTCCTCTTTAACCAATATTTTACACAGCTGTagggaaatatttcaaactttagGGAATTATAACAGATTACATATATTACAGGTTGGGAAGCAGGTAAACAATATCTTCATTCTTCAATTTTCCAGTTGAGTCTTCCCTTCCAATAGTATCCAGCTCTAATTAGTTACATACATTTCTTCGAGGGCATGTTTTACTGTTGCTGATGTCTTCATACCTGAAACTTTGCTATTTCAGTCAATATCCGCGAATTCCGCttcaaaaatgtgttttgaattGGGTGGAATTTTGGCACCTTTCTTTCCATAAGCCCATTGTGGATCAATCTCTAGTTAAGCCTTTTCTCCTTTACTCACTTATACACTTATACAACAAATTAACTCATTATTcataaatgaatacaattttcCTACACTTATACAATCCTAATTTTCCTCaaaatttgggaaattatttATGTGACTCTTATATTGAATCAAAGATGAGTAATTCCTCTTTAGAGAGACTCTCATTTTACTTGTGTCTTGCTTGGACAAAGGATGATCATTTGGGGGTAAAAGTAACACCAACCATTTAGCTCTTACTCTGAGGAAACCAAAGCCCGTAACACATAAGTGACCCAGCCAAGGTTGTAAAAGCAATTGTTGACAGAAATGAAAGCAATTGGCTAAGACTCCAGACATATCTTCTACTAAACTCTAGCGGACAATCTTGTGTTGTCTTTCATTTCAAGTTGCCACATTTCAAATTCATTATGACAGATTCTGTTGCTTCTATATAGAACATGACATATTAGCCTCCAAATTTTTTGGTTGTGTGCATCTCAGTTTCGGAAAGAATTTAAGTCTGCatccaaaatatttcatcataaaTTTAAATAGTACAAAAAGTGTGATTTCTGTTGTGTGGcataattcattaaaattacataaataagaACATCTGAAAGCAGATTTGTGTCACTCTTCTTTCTCAACTCATGTTCAATGTTACCCCAATCCattgaatattataattttataaatgacattCATACTTTTAATCTCTTGGATTAATATTGCTCTTGGCAATATTGAAAGTTCTTTTTCATAGATTAAGTTAACCttgtaataatacaataataattgggggcacctgggtggctcagtcggttaagtgtcggacttcagctcaggtcatgatctcacagtccgtgagttcgagccccgcgtcaggctctgtgctgacagctcagagcctggagcctgtttcagattctgtgtctccctctctctctgcccctcccctgttcatgctctgtctctctctgtctcaaaaataaataaacgttaaaaaaattaaaaaaaataataattgcatcACTAATCAAAACATAATtgcatttgaaattttgataaaatacaattacccaaaattgaaaaaaatgtgtttgcaaatatttattttcatgagaaaTATCATGagtatatatttggattttttatttcagttaattaaATGTATCCATGGAAAGATATCACTTAATGCTAGAAAGCAAGAGGGTTAAGCATCATCTCTATTTctacttcttaaaaagaaaatactgagacTTTTTGGTCATGTTAAGAGTAAATGAGACTAGAAACTGTGTCAGAAATTGTGCTGTATTAGTAAGGTCACTCAAATCTTTCAACTCACCCAAGTTATGTGCCAGTTCCTCACAATGACTTtttatcagaaatttaaaaaataacgcattaaacaaaatttatactGAGTTTCTCCGATTTTGTTGAAGgacaaaattttggaaattaattCTCTCAACAGGGTTTGTTTACCCAGTCTGGTATTGCAAACATAGCCAAAATTCTCCAGTCCTCTGGTGTCAGCTCTTCTGATTACATGCTAGAGTCAGTTTCCCCACTCCTTCAGGGTAGTGTGCTTTTCTGAGTAGCTTTGGCTAACGGAGAGTAGTTGCAATGACGTTGTTCAAGTTTTAAGCCTCTGAGAGGCAACATGGCTTTTTCATAACCTGCGGGATTTTCACAATCTCTCAGGAAAGTTGCCGTGTTAACAGGCACAGCCTGTCACCCTTACCTCCAGCATATGATCTGACATCTAGCCAAGTGCCCTACATGGGTGTGAAGTCCTCTTAGATCACCTAAACTGCCAAGCTCATATCATATACATAAGCAGACCAAGCCAAGATCAATCATGTCATGATCAGATCTGCAGTACTATCTTACAGACTTACGCAACAGTGACCTATTCAATTAACAGTTGTTGTTTTCAACTAATATGTTTGGAAGTGGTTTCTCATACAAATGTTGGAATCActcactttctcttctgtttgtttgtttatttgtttatattgagagacacagagggagcaagagcagggaaggggcagagagagggagagagagactcgcaggcaggctccctgctcagagCAGTgcaggatgcggggctcaatctcacaatggtaagataatgacctgagccaaaattgagtcaaaCGCTTACACTgaacaacaaaattaagaaaatcactgtgttaatttacagaaaaaaaatgtgagcatGGAGTGTAAAAGCTAAACATCTAAACATATGGGTAAAAAATCAACACTTGTGGGTTAACAACTTTCAACAGACATGCTTCTCAACATTTCAGTGGAAAACAGGGAAGGACGTggtgtattttaaaacatcattttctgAGATCTCACTAGATTCAGTACTCATTAAACACTCTTCCAGGAAAAGGGGATTTGAGTTTCATAACACAATGTGGCTAATTATGTTTGAGGTCTTTCTAATGATTCAGTCCTAAGCTGTAAATTGTGTAGGACTCGCTTAAGGAATCATATACACTGTGATGGATGTGGATGTTTCTGTGTGATCTGTGAATCAATGTGTGACCTTACGCATCTTTCCACAATGCCTGCACTTTTCCTAAACTTCACAAAAGCCGTGTCTTAATTCTTTGCGGAAGAAAATAACTATCTTATgcattttcatgtcttttttttttaagagacagccaAAAAATGAGTCTGGGATCACACAATGGAGGATAACTATGAATATTTTTCTCCAACCTCAATCAAATGGGAACATGGGCACGGAAAACTGCTCCAGTGTGACCGAGTTCATTCTCCTCGGATTCTCAGAAGCCCCTGAGTTGAGAGTCGCCCTCTTCTCTGTGTTCCTTCTCATCTATGGAGTCACAGTGCTGGGCAACCTGGGCATGATGGCAGTGATTCAGGTCAGCTCTCACCTTCACactcccatgtactttttcctcagCCACTTGTCCTTTGTGGATTTTTGCTACTCCACCGTCATCGTGCCAAAGATGCTAACTAATACCTTAAACGAGGACAAAGCCATTTCATTCCTGGGGTGCACCGTGCAATTCTACTTGTTTTGTACATGTGTGGTAAGTGAGGTCTTCCTGTTGGCAgtcatggcctatgaccgcttcGTGGCCATCTGCAACCCACTGTTGTACACAGTCACCATGTCCCGGAATCTTTGTGTGGAGCTGGTGTCTTGTTGCTACCTGTGTGGGATGGTGTGTTCTCTGATCCACTTGTGTTTGGCTCTGGAGATCCCATCCTACACATCAAATGTAATTGACAACTTCTGCGATCTGTCCCCTCTCTTGTCCCTTGCTTGCTCTGATGTCACTATGAATGAACTCATGGTGTTCATTGTGGCCACCTTCAATGAGATCACCACCCTAGTGATCATCCTCACCTCCTACTTGCTAATTCTCATCACCATCCTGAGGATGCACTCTGCCGAGGGAAGGCGCAAAGCCTTTTCCACCCGTGCCTCCCACCTCACAGCCATCCTTGTCTTCCACGGAACAATCCTTTTCACTTACTGCCGGCCCAGTTCTGGCAACAGTATGGATACTGACAAGGTGGCCACGGTGTTCTACACTGTAGTGATTCCCATGCTCAACCCCCTCATCTATAGCCTGCGGAACAAGGATGTGAAGGAAGCACTCAAGAAAGTGTTGGGATCTAGATTACCTTTTGCAAAACTATTTTCTTAACTAGACATCAGATATTTAATGAGGGGCTGGTTTTGGGTGGatgtgaatgaaaaataaagtaggtaAAAATTTTATGAGTTGGGGGACTAtgcatgcttttttgttttccacttgcTTGTCTTATTAAGCCATATATTATCTGTTTTATGGATGATTCAAATGCACCTGGTAATGTTGCTGCTCTCCCCAATCTCTAATTGCTTTGAGTGGGTTTGGGAGGCCTTGTTagactctgtttcttggcttgAGAACAAATCAATATATTTCTAACAAAGTGCACGTAGAAAGACAAGTCTTTTCATCATCGTTAAAGCATGCAACCTTTTTCATCAGACTTTCATTTTTCTAGGGAATGCACACACATCTGTCTTATAACCTATGTATTTTAGCGAACATTTGGAGTAAATTTCTGTGTaatatttttagtcatttttaaaattattttttccattgccATATTATACTTTCAGaagttttaaagtttctttaaggGTATTAA
Proteins encoded in this window:
- the LOC122484329 gene encoding olfactory receptor 5L1-like; its protein translation is MGTENCSSVTEFILLGFSEAPELRVALFSVFLLIYGVTVLGNLGMMAVIQVSSHLHTPMYFFLSHLSFVDFCYSTVIVPKMLTNTLNEDKAISFLGCTVQFYLFCTCVVSEVFLLAVMAYDRFVAICNPLLYTVTMSRNLCVELVSCCYLCGMVCSLIHLCLALEIPSYTSNVIDNFCDLSPLLSLACSDVTMNELMVFIVATFNEITTLVIILTSYLLILITILRMHSAEGRRKAFSTRASHLTAILVFHGTILFTYCRPSSGNSMDTDKVATVFYTVVIPMLNPLIYSLRNKDVKEALKKVLGSRLPFAKLFS
- the LOC122482753 gene encoding olfactory receptor 5D18 encodes the protein MLLSERNKTGAVFTLLGFSDYPELKVPLFLIFLAIYSVTVVGNIGMIVIIKINSKLHTPMYFFLSHLSFVDFCYSSIIVPKTLANLVVEDRTISLSGCVVQFFFFCTFVVAESFLLAVMAYDRFVAICNPLLYTAAMSQKVCDMLVVGSYAWGVACSLILTCSAVRLSFQGFNTINHFFCEFSALLSLSCSDIYINQLLLFIFATFNEVSTLLIILMSYVFIIVTILKMRSASGRRKAFSTCASHLTAITIFHGTILFLYCVPNSKNSRHTVKVASVFYTVVIPMLNPLIYSLRNKDVKDTVGKIMDTKVFFS